The following coding sequences lie in one Natrinema sp. DC36 genomic window:
- a CDS encoding RNA polymerase subunit sigma-70, with protein sequence MYEVCGEKELKVILALDSGDSISGVARKIDENRETIRRVVNRIEEAGYVAYDDGLHLVDQTIRDAGLKFLMSSADISPPSISEAYVLPQFAGMDYAYTAIDAVYVWTRGGYQVARDPEDYPLFIAVRESDLDAWTAFFDRFGIPTVEERQPADDLDGTIQVVLEPRSPIDAEMVDGRPVIPLQETVAFANEYYATFESALDMLGRMYDDVDTDASYRMEPA encoded by the coding sequence ATGTACGAAGTGTGTGGTGAGAAGGAACTCAAGGTCATCCTCGCGCTCGATTCAGGAGATTCCATCTCCGGCGTCGCACGGAAGATCGACGAGAACCGGGAGACGATTCGGCGCGTCGTGAACCGTATCGAAGAGGCGGGATACGTCGCGTACGATGATGGCCTCCACCTCGTCGACCAGACAATCCGAGACGCCGGTCTCAAGTTTCTGATGTCGTCAGCAGACATCTCGCCACCGTCAATTTCAGAAGCGTATGTCCTCCCCCAGTTCGCGGGGATGGATTATGCATACACTGCCATCGATGCGGTCTACGTCTGGACCCGCGGTGGCTATCAGGTCGCTCGCGATCCAGAGGACTATCCGCTATTCATCGCCGTCCGCGAGTCCGATCTTGACGCCTGGACGGCGTTCTTCGATCGGTTCGGAATCCCGACTGTGGAGGAACGCCAGCCCGCCGACGACCTCGATGGCACCATCCAGGTCGTTCTGGAGCCACGGTCACCGATCGATGCCGAGATGGTCGACGGACGGCCCGTTATCCCGCTCCAGGAAACCGTGGCGTTCGCAAACGAGTACTACGCGACCTTCGAGTCCGCACTCGACATGCTCGGACGGATGTACGACGACGTCGACACTGACGCGAGCTACCGCATGGAGCCAGCCTAA
- a CDS encoding nucleotidyltransferase family protein, with protein sequence MSQEDRSVALIEVLEELEQSDIGFVLVGGYAISQFETRFSTDLDLVIAPDDYDEVIAFLEARGFERQADLEVPPEETIYNREIELFERAKGLPHPVGVDILVNGLGCRQTGAEWSFDYLRKHSSPTTISGGTRSTIARAADGEVLVAAKLHSGRKTDLADVLAAIPSIDLNMVETHLHRGDTDALREQLSDAQAFIKEGGLDHRFKSMFGQSLASAEDIDTLLEFLKRQQK encoded by the coding sequence ATGAGCCAAGAAGACCGCAGTGTAGCACTCATCGAGGTCCTCGAAGAACTGGAGCAGTCCGATATCGGGTTCGTCCTCGTTGGTGGGTATGCGATCAGTCAGTTCGAGACGCGATTCTCGACCGATCTCGACCTCGTCATCGCCCCGGACGACTACGACGAAGTCATTGCTTTCCTCGAAGCGCGCGGGTTCGAACGTCAGGCTGACCTCGAAGTCCCACCGGAAGAGACCATCTACAATCGTGAAATTGAACTCTTCGAGCGCGCCAAAGGGCTTCCTCACCCGGTCGGTGTGGACATCCTCGTGAACGGTCTCGGCTGCCGACAGACCGGTGCAGAGTGGTCATTTGACTATCTGCGCAAACACAGTTCCCCGACGACGATTTCAGGCGGAACTCGGTCGACGATCGCCCGAGCAGCTGATGGAGAAGTGCTCGTCGCAGCCAAGCTCCATAGTGGCCGGAAAACGGATCTCGCTGATGTCCTCGCTGCAATTCCGTCGATCGACCTCAACATGGTTGAGACGCATCTGCATCGTGGAGATACTGATGCCCTCCGGGAACAGCTCAGTGATGCACAAGCGTTCATCAAAGAGGGTGGACTCGATCACCGGTTCAAGAGCATGTTCGGCCAATCTTTGGCCTCGGCCGAGGATATCGATACGCTCCTCGAGTTCCTCAAGCGGCAACAGAAGTGA
- a CDS encoding orc1/cdc6 family replication initiation protein, with amino-acid sequence MGLFQPDTDIFQERDVLREDYQPEEIVGRDEELQQYISALQPVINGDQPANIFLYGKAGVGKTACTRYLLRELKDDAAEFDVDLTTIRTNCEDLSTSYQVAIQLINDLRDPEDHLKPTGYPRRQVNEWLWEELDAIGGTVIIVFDEVDHIDDDSILYQIPRARANGNLEESKVGIIGISNDFKFRESLSSKVQSSLCEKELQFPAYNANELRDILRQRADIAFFDDVVPHEVIAKCAAFGAKDAGDARQSLDLLMEAGDVAVEQDATQVTVDHVDQARESLVRSRIVDGVAGLTQQGHLVLYALLMLHEEGDTPIRARDVQDRYEIICGRAAVDPLVPRRMRDHLGELSMLGIASRTERNRGESGGRYYEYALDTNPDLLLEALDETVDMVGVTDAVQQRLDQDL; translated from the coding sequence ATGGGCTTGTTCCAGCCTGACACAGATATCTTTCAGGAGCGAGATGTCCTCCGTGAAGATTATCAACCAGAGGAGATTGTCGGTCGCGATGAAGAGCTACAGCAGTATATTTCGGCCCTGCAGCCCGTCATCAACGGAGATCAGCCTGCGAATATCTTTCTCTATGGCAAAGCCGGCGTCGGGAAAACCGCCTGTACGCGCTATCTTCTTCGGGAACTCAAAGACGACGCGGCTGAATTCGATGTTGATCTCACAACTATCCGTACGAACTGCGAGGACCTGAGTACGAGCTATCAAGTCGCGATTCAACTAATCAACGATCTCCGCGATCCAGAGGATCATTTGAAGCCGACCGGATATCCCCGACGACAAGTCAACGAATGGCTTTGGGAGGAACTCGACGCGATCGGCGGCACCGTCATTATCGTATTCGACGAGGTCGATCACATCGACGATGATTCGATTTTGTACCAGATCCCCCGCGCTCGGGCTAACGGCAATCTGGAGGAATCGAAGGTCGGAATTATCGGTATCTCAAACGACTTCAAGTTCCGCGAGTCGCTGAGTTCGAAAGTCCAGTCGAGCCTGTGTGAAAAGGAACTCCAGTTCCCTGCCTACAATGCGAATGAGCTTCGTGATATCCTTCGTCAACGCGCTGACATCGCGTTTTTCGACGATGTCGTGCCGCATGAAGTCATCGCGAAGTGTGCGGCGTTTGGTGCTAAAGACGCCGGAGACGCCCGACAGAGTTTGGATTTGCTTATGGAAGCAGGGGACGTGGCTGTTGAACAGGACGCCACGCAGGTAACCGTCGACCACGTCGACCAGGCTCGAGAGTCCCTCGTGCGGAGTCGGATCGTCGACGGCGTTGCTGGTCTCACCCAGCAGGGACATCTCGTGCTGTACGCCCTCCTGATGTTACACGAAGAGGGTGATACACCGATTCGGGCACGTGACGTGCAGGATCGATACGAAATTATTTGTGGTCGAGCTGCAGTTGACCCGCTCGTTCCCCGACGGATGCGTGACCATCTCGGCGAGCTTTCGATGTTAGGAATTGCGAGTCGTACAGAGCGGAACAGAGGTGAATCGGGTGGTCGGTACTACGAGTATGCTCTCGACACAAATCCCGATCTCCTACTCGAAGCTCTCGACGAGACAGTGGACATGGTGGGGGTAACCGACGCCGTTCAGCAGCGTCTCGATCAGGACCTCTGA
- a CDS encoding transcriptional regulator, giving the protein MTTVTVLDQFARDIASVIPQIDTTAEHRRWQPGIGAFDEKVQIERILEHLEQQSTHYADTRTEVRYPNSDQRCDIILDRDGVQIPIEAKLLRFYRDNGDLEPAAYSTVYSLFSNSLVADAQKLAASEFETSRGLLGLYYEPADEVPSSMDAPKLAEKVTRDVDYWYDLTLTTQTIAEFTDLRHPVHQQGAVITWELTE; this is encoded by the coding sequence ATGACTACGGTCACTGTCCTTGACCAGTTTGCACGAGATATTGCCTCCGTCATCCCTCAGATTGATACAACCGCTGAGCACCGACGCTGGCAGCCTGGAATTGGTGCGTTCGACGAGAAAGTACAGATAGAACGGATCCTCGAGCACCTCGAACAGCAGTCTACCCACTATGCGGATACGAGAACCGAAGTTCGGTATCCGAACAGCGATCAGCGGTGTGATATCATACTCGACCGAGACGGGGTTCAGATCCCGATCGAGGCGAAACTCCTTCGATTTTATCGTGACAACGGTGATCTTGAACCGGCCGCTTATTCGACGGTCTACAGTCTGTTTTCTAACTCGCTTGTTGCCGATGCGCAGAAACTCGCGGCTAGCGAATTCGAGACCAGCAGAGGGCTACTCGGACTTTACTACGAACCAGCTGACGAGGTTCCATCCTCTATGGATGCTCCGAAGCTGGCAGAGAAGGTCACTAGAGACGTTGATTACTGGTACGATCTGACGCTCACGACACAGACGATCGCTGAGTTCACGGACTTACGCCATCCAGTACATCAACAGGGTGCGGTCATTACTTGGGAACTCACAGAGTGA
- a CDS encoding HNH endonuclease, translating into MRELPFEIGRTYHRVEDIHEEFGGNRYSGIAPCADYPYVFIFFGESGEWHGYDDELLEDGRLLYTGEGRDGDMTMDAGNAAIRDHAKNNDEIHVFESGEGAWEVSYVGQFEYEDHNWLRLPDRNDNMRDAVRFELVPAGGVEIDTGITNLDDISIDELYDQAEASVNGESRTTSESRSRTTYPRSEVVRKYALRVADGVCQGCGDDAPFLTDDGEPFLEVHHLRRRSDGGADHPKNVIALCPNCHRRVHHGRDGDEFNQKIINRTE; encoded by the coding sequence ATGAGAGAACTTCCGTTTGAAATCGGGCGAACATACCATCGGGTCGAGGATATTCACGAAGAGTTCGGCGGGAACAGGTATAGTGGAATCGCACCCTGTGCAGACTACCCGTACGTCTTCATCTTCTTCGGCGAATCTGGGGAATGGCATGGTTATGACGACGAACTCCTCGAGGATGGGAGGCTTCTCTATACCGGGGAAGGACGGGACGGAGACATGACAATGGACGCCGGAAACGCAGCGATTCGAGATCACGCAAAAAATAACGACGAGATTCACGTCTTCGAAAGCGGCGAAGGTGCGTGGGAGGTGTCCTACGTCGGTCAGTTCGAATATGAGGACCACAACTGGCTGCGTCTACCAGATCGGAACGATAATATGCGTGATGCAGTTCGATTCGAGCTCGTCCCTGCTGGTGGTGTAGAGATCGATACTGGAATCACGAACCTTGATGATATCTCCATAGACGAACTGTACGATCAAGCTGAGGCAAGTGTGAACGGCGAAAGCCGAACGACAAGCGAATCGCGATCTCGAACCACGTATCCGCGATCGGAGGTCGTTAGAAAATACGCACTCCGAGTCGCTGACGGTGTATGTCAAGGCTGTGGTGACGATGCCCCGTTTCTCACTGATGATGGAGAACCTTTCCTCGAGGTACACCATCTTCGTCGGCGCAGCGACGGTGGAGCCGATCACCCAAAGAATGTGATCGCACTCTGCCCGAATTGCCACCGACGGGTCCACCATGGGCGTGATGGAGACGAATTCAATCAAAAGATCATCAACAGAACAGAATAA
- a CDS encoding GIY-YIG nuclease family protein, producing the protein MTSSKAALWATWIEETLLEDIHTPDQPDPVPFLTTVEGKLTTTDALDRYRYGKNDGEYLYLIYLADDPITNTSDITPVYVGESRNIGSRIYQHYKKIDEALPIEDWEDDGSWGSFSKYDHIAAVREAADSQLYVWIFDVESLDTCPYGAATYRQELEAKLIGLIYAHPEFRPTMTNREFVPNRVLHEIGKAGREWLTTDPTMASTADSPPQDEINTAQYSKADLWDQWLKTHVYPDLMDESTADPIPLFATDNRLQVELTDAGRLKRTAMIDKRIRAEGRKCIHSDGVKDNGYEGLIYLMYQLADLDSSDHPQIIPRYIGKAEAYGKKNELSANFKGIAIGSQATRSFARWGDGDYWHVGELSMALFEDDSRKVAWASELFEQGTHRLKDQVYLWTRAWNQDQHTSPYGYHAYLAEVEPQLISVAHVAYPNRLLNKSDVPDDAPIKSSEFTFEGA; encoded by the coding sequence ATGACCTCCTCGAAGGCTGCTCTCTGGGCTACCTGGATTGAGGAAACTCTTCTTGAAGATATCCACACGCCTGATCAGCCGGATCCAGTCCCGTTCCTGACGACAGTTGAGGGTAAACTCACCACCACCGACGCACTTGACCGCTATCGGTATGGGAAGAACGACGGTGAATACCTGTATCTCATCTATTTGGCAGACGACCCGATCACCAATACCTCCGACATCACTCCCGTGTACGTCGGCGAATCCAGAAATATCGGCTCTCGAATCTACCAGCACTACAAGAAAATTGACGAGGCCCTTCCAATCGAGGACTGGGAGGATGATGGCTCGTGGGGTAGCTTCTCGAAGTACGACCATATCGCGGCGGTTCGTGAAGCAGCCGACTCACAGCTGTACGTCTGGATTTTCGACGTTGAGAGCCTCGATACCTGCCCATACGGTGCTGCAACCTACCGGCAGGAACTCGAGGCGAAACTGATCGGCCTGATCTACGCACACCCTGAGTTTCGGCCGACCATGACGAATCGCGAGTTCGTCCCAAACCGAGTCCTTCACGAAATCGGAAAGGCCGGACGCGAGTGGCTCACAACTGACCCCACGATGGCTAGCACGGCAGATTCTCCCCCTCAAGACGAGATCAATACGGCACAGTACTCGAAAGCTGACCTGTGGGACCAGTGGCTCAAGACACACGTTTATCCGGATCTCATGGACGAATCGACGGCTGATCCGATCCCGTTGTTCGCTACGGACAATCGGCTACAGGTTGAGCTCACCGACGCTGGCCGACTCAAGCGGACAGCCATGATCGACAAACGGATCCGTGCCGAGGGACGGAAATGTATCCACTCTGATGGTGTCAAAGATAACGGTTATGAGGGATTGATCTACCTCATGTACCAGCTAGCCGACCTCGACAGCAGTGATCACCCACAGATTATTCCTCGGTATATCGGGAAGGCAGAAGCGTACGGGAAAAAGAACGAGCTGAGTGCGAATTTTAAGGGAATCGCAATCGGTAGCCAAGCAACACGGAGTTTTGCCCGCTGGGGAGATGGCGATTACTGGCATGTTGGCGAGTTATCTATGGCACTCTTCGAGGACGATTCGCGGAAGGTGGCATGGGCGAGTGAACTGTTTGAGCAGGGAACTCATCGGCTCAAAGACCAGGTATATCTCTGGACGAGAGCCTGGAACCAGGACCAACACACGAGCCCCTATGGCTACCATGCGTACCTTGCCGAAGTTGAACCACAGCTAATCAGCGTTGCTCATGTTGCATACCCCAATCGGTTATTGAACAAGAGTGACGTCCCTGATGATGCACCAATTAAGTCATCTGAGTTTACGTTCGAGGGTGCTTGA
- a CDS encoding HNH endonuclease signature motif containing protein → MYVDHIERIADGGHPLEESNLQTLCADCHREKTVDENND, encoded by the coding sequence ATGTACGTTGATCACATCGAACGGATCGCGGACGGCGGTCACCCGCTTGAGGAGTCGAACCTCCAGACGCTCTGTGCGGACTGTCACAGAGAGAAGACGGTCGACGAGAACAACGATTGA
- a CDS encoding transcription initiation factor IIB family protein, whose amino-acid sequence MNRLRREQSRAQWQSKAERNFAYGLGEIRRMVASLGLPQSIRDQACSLFRTAQSEQFCRGRSLEAVAAASIYATARCNGLGRPRAEVAACARCDQQKLTNAYTVMNVELELPTQPIAATDRIPRLATELEVPDHVRRRALDLAQTARERGMTIGRRPSGVAAGCLYLAAQRVGFCLSQQQIADIAGTSPNTLRSRRDELLEIEAEA is encoded by the coding sequence TTGAACCGGCTGCGTCGCGAACAGTCCCGTGCCCAGTGGCAGTCGAAAGCTGAACGGAACTTCGCCTATGGACTCGGTGAAATCCGGCGAATGGTCGCGAGTCTCGGCCTCCCACAGAGTATCCGGGATCAGGCGTGTTCGCTGTTCCGAACGGCACAGTCCGAACAGTTCTGCCGCGGACGATCCCTCGAAGCGGTGGCTGCAGCCAGTATCTACGCAACTGCTCGGTGTAACGGACTCGGACGGCCACGGGCAGAAGTCGCAGCCTGTGCGCGCTGTGATCAGCAGAAACTCACTAACGCCTACACCGTGATGAACGTCGAACTCGAGTTACCGACACAGCCGATTGCAGCAACAGATCGGATTCCCAGGCTTGCGACAGAACTCGAGGTTCCGGATCACGTACGGCGACGAGCACTCGATCTCGCACAGACGGCACGCGAACGCGGAATGACGATCGGCCGCCGACCGAGTGGCGTCGCAGCGGGCTGTCTCTATCTCGCTGCCCAGCGAGTCGGATTCTGTCTCTCTCAACAGCAGATCGCCGATATCGCAGGAACATCACCAAACACGCTCCGCAGTCGGCGAGACGAACTACTCGAGATTGAAGCGGAAGCTTGA